CGGCACGGCGGAGCTGGAGCGCCTGATGAAAGCCGTGGACGACCGCTTCGTCGCCGACGGCGCCGATCCCCATCTGTACGAGCCGAGCGGGCAGAACGTACACGACACGATCCGCCGCGCCGCCGCGGCGGGCATCAAGGTGCTGCCGGCCAGGATCCGCCACATCGGCACCGACGCCTCGCGCGAAGTGCTCGACGCCATGTACCGTTCCCTGCGCGACAAATGCGACATCCTCATGAACACGTTCGTGCAGGACATCCTTGTCGAAAACGGCGCCGCCGTCGGCGTGGTCACGAGCGACGGCACGGAACATCGCGCCGCCGACGTCATCGTCGCGCCGGGGCGCGACGGCGCTTCGTGGCTGGAAGGAATCGTCAGGCGCCTGAAGCTGCCGATCGCCTCGATGCCGGTGGACATCGGCGTGCGCGTCGAAGTGCCCGACAGCGCCTGCGAGGAACTGACGCGCGACTTTTACGAAGTCAAGTGCCTCTACAACACGCCCACGTTCGACGACCGCGTGCGCACCTTCTGCATGAACCCGTCGGGGTTCGTGGTCTCCGAGTTCAACCGCACGCACGGCCTCGTCACCGTCAACGGGCACAGCCTCAAGAACACCAAGTCGCGCAACACAAATTTCGCCGTGCTCGTCACCAAGAACTTCACGCGCCCGTTCACCGACCCGATCGGCTACGCCACGCACATCGCCCGTCTCGCCAACATGCTGGCCGGCGGCGGCCTGCTGGTGCAGCGCCTCGGCGACCTGCGCGACGGCCGTCGCTCCACGCCCGACCGCATCGCCCGCGGCATGATCGAGCCGACGGGCCCCGCCGTCCCCGGCGATCTCAGCCTTGTGCTGCCTCATCGCCACATGACCGACATCGTCGAGTTCCTCGACGCGCTCAACGTGATCATGCCCGGCGTCAACCAGAACGACACGCTGCTCTACGGCGTGGAGATCAAGCTCTATTCGCTGCGTCTCGAGCTGAAAAACAACCTCGCCGTGCCGAACGTCAAACATCTGTACATGGCCGGCGACGGGGCCGGCGTCAGCCGCGGCATCATCCAGGCGGCGGCCAGCGGGCTCGTGGCCGGAAGGGCCGTTCTCGGCGCCTGAACTCTCAAAAAAAATTCCGTTCGCAAGGAGGCGGATTCTCCATGGAAAAGAACCGCGTCGCAAATCCGAACCCCATCCGCCCCGCCCGCGCAATGCAAGGGCGCGAGGCGCCGGCCGCCTGGTTCGCGAAAGCTGGTTTCGATCCGAATGCTTGACAGGAACACGGCCGTAATATTTCAGGGAGACGCGGTGCTACTCTGCCGCGGGCGCCTGCCCCAAGCCGCCGAAGCGTCGCTGCTGCCGCTGAGCGATTCGGGTTCCTTCGGCGCGCTCGCTCCCGACGGCTGCCTCTGGGGGCGCGTCGCGGACGACGCGCCGCTGCCCGAAGGCTGGACTGCCATGAATCGCCGCGCCTTCGGCGAACAGTTCGGCAGAGAAGACTTTCAGGCCATGAGCGCCGCCTGGGGTTTGGCCGACTGGCATCGTCAGAGCCGCTACTGCGGCTGCTGCGGCGCGAAGATGGAGCCCGCTCCCGGCGAGCAGCACGCCATGAAGTGTCCCAACTGCGGGCACATGCTCTTTCCCGTCATCTGCCCGGCCATGATCGTGGCCGTCGAACGCGGCGGCAAGCTGCTGCTGGCCATGAACAAGCGCAACAAATTCAACCGCTTCAGCGTGCTGGCGGGATTTCTCGAAGTCGGCGAATCGATCGAAGACGCCGTCGTCCGCGAAGTGCGCGAAGAAGTGAACGTCGAAGTGGAGCGGGGCAGCATCCAGTACCTGTACAGCCAGTACTGGCCGTTTCCCCGCTCGTTGATGCTGGCCTGCCGCGCCCGCTGGAAGAGCGGCGAGCTTCGCCCCGACGGCGTGGAGATCGGCGAGGCGCGCTGGTTCGCTCCCGACGAGATTCCCGCCAACGTTCCCGGCTCGATCACCGTGGCCGGCTGGTTGATCCGCGACTTTCTCGCGCGCCACCCGCGCCGCGGAAACGCCGCCGAAAGCTGCTGACACCGGTTCCCAGCTGCCTAAAATCTATTCGATAAAACGAGGGCTGACCGATCTTTTCGGCCAGTCCTCGTTTTTTCTTGCTCGCCGTCGTTCAATGACTTAAGAATAAATAATTCCGATTATTTTATCATTTGCCGTCTAAACTTTAGGCTTGAATTAACGCAATAATTGCAATATTACTTATTTTAACGGCGTCGACAGTTTACTTTTCGCTGAGCCGCTCATATAATTCATTTTCATAAACGCGAAAAGGCATGGCGTTCCTTCGCCAGAGCGGACCGCGCGCCTTCGCGTCGGCAGAACCGGCTGAAAACGCCCGTTCTGCACATTTCGCTCGTGAAAGGGTGTTTGAACGATGAAAAAGAACGTATTGGCATTCGTTTTCGCCGTCTCCATGACGGCCGGCTGCGCTTTCGGCGCCGACGCCTTCAAGCTGGGCGGCACGGCCCCTCTGACGGGCGGCGCGGCCATTTACGGCAACGCCGCCAAGAACGGTGCGCAGATCGCCGTCGACGAGATCAACGCCGCCGGCGGCATTCGGTTCGAGCTGAATTACGAGGACGACACGCACGACGCCGAAAAGGCCGTCAACGCCTACAACGCCCTCAAGGACTGGGGCATGCAGCTCTCGCTCGGTTCGGTCACGTCCAAACCCTGCGAGGCGACAGCCGCCGAGAACTTCGCCGACCGCATCTTCGCGCTCACGCCTTCGGCTTCGGCCGTGGCCGTCACGGCCGGCAAGGACAACGTGTTCCAGATGTGTTTCGTCGATCCCAACCAGGGATCCGCCTCCGCCCAGTACATCGCCGGCAATGCCTTGGCCAAAAAAGTCGCCGTGATCTGGAAGAACGACGACGTGTACTCCAAGGGCATTCATGACACGTTCGCGACCAAGGCGGCCGCAGCCGGCCTTGAAGTGGTCAGCGACACGACGTTCGCCGACGGCAACGACACCGACTTTTCGGTGCAGCTGGCCGACGCGCAGAAGGGCGGGGCCGAGCTGGTGTTTCTGCCCATGTACTATCAGCACGCTTCGCTGATCCTCGCTCAGGCGGCGGCCATGAACTTCGCGCCCAAGTGGTTCGGCGTGGACGGCATGGACGGCATCCTGACCATGGAAGGCTTCAACAAGGATCTGGCCGAAGGCGTCATGCTCCTGACTCCCTTCAATGCCGACTCCACGGACGAGCGCACGGCCGCTTTCGTGGCAGAGTATCGGAAACGTTTCGGCGAAGCGCCCAATCAGTTTGCCGCCGACGCGTACGACTGTGTCTATGCCTACCGTCAGGCGCTCGAAAACGCCAAGGCCACTCCCGGCATGGATGCCGAGAAACTCTGTGAGCTGATGATCGGGCAGTTCACGACGATGACCTTCAACGGGCTGACGGGGAGCAACATGACGTGGAAGCCCAACGGCGAGATCTCCAAGGATCCCAAAGGCATGATCATCAAAAACGGCGCTTACGTCGGGCTCGATTAAGTTTCAAGGGCGGAAGCGGGCGGCGCGCCGTTCCGCCTTGCCTGAGAGCGTCGCCGGAAGGCCGGCCTGACCGGTCCTTTCGGCGGCGCTCTCGCTTTTCTCTTCCGAACGGCGCCATCCCGCCGTTCGTCGTTTTTCCATTTTTTGCGAGATCTTTCGAGGTGAACCCATGACCTTTCTGAATTTCTTTATCAGCGGCATCAGCCTGGGCAGCATTTACGCGATCATCGCGCTGGGCTACAGCATGGTCTATGGCATCGCCAAGATGCTCAACTTCGCCCACGGCGACGTGATCATGGTCGGCGCCTACGTCTGTTTCTACGCCGTGTTCCGCTTCCATCTTCCGGCGCTCGCCGGCGTCGCTTTCGCCGTGACGGTCTGCACGCTGCTGGGCATCGTCGTGGAAAAGCTGGCTTACAAGCCGCTGCGTCAGGCCCCGTCCCTGGCAGTGCTGATCACGGCCATCGGCGTGAGCTACTTCCTTCAGAACACGGCGCTGCTGCTTTGGACCTCGAACCCCAAGGTGTTCCCCTCGGTGGTCGGACGTGGCGCGGTCCAACTGTTCGGCGGCCAGCTGTCCATCTCTCACGTGACGATCGTGACGATCGTTTCCTGCCTCGTCATCATGACGGCGCTGTCGTGGTTCGTCGGCCGCACGCGCATGGGCAAGGCGATGCGCGCCTGCTCGGAGGACAAGGGCGCGGCGCTGTTGATGGGCATCAACGTCAACGCCACCATTTCGCTCACGTTCGCCATCGGCTCCGGCCTCGCGGCCGTGGCCGGCGTTTTGCTGTGCTCGGCTTATCCGACGCTGATGCCGACGACGGGTTCGCTGCCGGGCATCAAGGCGTTCACGGCGGCCGTTTTCGGCGGCATCGGCTCCATTCCCGGCGCTTTTCTGGGCGGGCTGCTGCTGGGCGTGATCGAGATTTTCGCCAAGGCCTACATTTCCACGCAGCTTTCTGACGCCGTGGTCTTCGCCGTGCTGATCGTGGTGCTGCTGGTCAAGCCCGCGGGGCTATTGGGCCGTCAGGTACAGGAGAAGGTGTAGCCATGAAGCGGCTGATCAACCTCAAAAGGCCCGAAGCGCGCCGCGTTTACGGGACTTACGCGCTTGTGACGCTGGCCTACGTCATCCTCCAGATCATGATCTCGACGCGGACGCTCAGTTCGTCCATGAAGGGAATGCTGGTGCCGATCTGCGCCTACATGGTCATGGCCGTGGTGCTAAACCTGGTGGTGGGCGTGCTCGGCGAGCTGTCGCTGGGGCACGCCGGCTTCATGTCCGTGGGCGCGTTCACGGGCGTCGCCTGCGCCATCCTGCTGCAAGATCTCGTGCCTCTCGCGCCGCTGCGCCTGTCCGTTTCCATGGCGGCAGGGGCGGCGTCCGCGGCGCTGGCCGGTTTTTTGATCGGCATTCCCGTGCTGCGGCTCAAGGGCGACTACCTGGCCATCGTCACGCTGGCCTTCGGCGAGATCATCAAAAGCGTGCTGAACAATTTTTACATGGGCGTCGACAAGGCCGGTCTGCACTTCAGCATGCTGTCCGACAAAACGGGGCTGGCGCCCGGCGGGCGGCTGATCGTCGGCGGCCCGATGGGCATCGGCGGCATCCGCAAGATCGCCACGTTCGGCACCGGTTTCGCGCTGGTGATGATCGCGCTGGTCGTCGTCTACAATCTCATCAACAGCCGTCTGGGGCGCGCCTTCCAGGCCGTCCGCGACGACCGCATCGCCGCCGAGAGCGTCGGCATCGACGTCACCAGGTACAAGATGACCGCCTTTGTCGTTTCCGCGGCGCTGGCGGGAGCGGCCGGCTGCCTGTTCGCGATGAACTACTCGACGATCGTCGCCAACAAGTTCGACTTCAACACTTCGATCCTGATCCTCGTCTTCGTGGTGCTGGGCGGCCAGGGCAACATGCTCGGTTCAATCGTCGCCGCCGCGGCGCTGACGATCCTGCCGGAAAAGCTGCGCGAGTTCCGCGACTACCGCATGCTAATCTACGCGGTGCTGCTGATCGCCATCATGCTCGGGTCCAACAACGCGGCCGTAAGGAATTTCTTCGCGCGGCTGAAACTTTTCGGCCCCAAGGCGGAGGAGGAAACGTTCCATGGCCACTAAACTCGTTCCCGTCCCCTCGCGCGCGCTGGTTCCCGAGCGCGACGCCGGACGCGCCCCGATCCTGGAGTGCGTCAATCTCGGACTGACGATCGGCGGTCTGAAGATCGTCGAGAACTTCAACCTCACCATCGGCCGCACGGAGATCGCCGGGCTGATCGGTCCCAACGGCGCCGGCAAGACGACGGTCTTCAACCTGCTCACCAAAGTCTACCACCCCACCACGGGCACCGTGCTGCTCGACGGTCAGGATACCGCCGGCATGACGCCGGCGCAGGCCAACCGCCTCGGTATCGCCCGCACGTTCCAGAACATCCGACTTTTCAAGAACCTCAGCGTCGCCGACAACGTCAAAGTCGCCATGACCAACGACATCCACTACGGCCTGTTCGGCGCGATCCTGCGCCTGCCACACTACCGCCGCCAGGAACTGGCTGCCCATCGCCGCGCTCTCAAGCTGCTGTCCATCTTCGACATGCAGGGTCTGGCCGACGTCAAGGCCGGTTCGCTGCCCTACGGCGCGCAGCGCCGCCTCGAGATCGTGCGCGCTCTCGCCACCTACCCGTCGCTGTTGCTGCTCGACGAGCCGGCGGCAGGCATGAATCCCTCGGAAACGCGCGAGCTGATCGACAGCATCCGCCGCGTGCACGAGATGTTCCCGATCGCCATCATGCTCATCGAACACGACATGAATCTGGTCATGAACCTGTGCGAGGGCATCTGCGTGCTCAACTTCGGGCGCGTCATCGCCAAGGGCGCGCCGGCGGACATCCAGAGCGACCCCGCCGTCATCGAGGCCTACCTCGGCCGGCAGAAGGAGGACTAACCATGGCCGATCCAATCCTCAAAGTCGACGATGTTCACGTCTTTTACGGCAGCATCCACGCCATCAAGGGTATTTCTTTCGAAGTCTTTCAGGGCGAGATTGTCACGCTGATCGGCGCCAACGGTGCCGGCAAATCCACGACGCTGAACACCATCTCCGGCCTGCTGCCGCGCACGGGGACCGTGTCGTTCTTCGGGAAGCGGCTGGCGCGGTTCGCGCCGTACAAGATCGTCGCACAGGGATTGGCGCAGGTGCCCGAAGGCCGCCGCATTTTCCTGCAAATGTCGGTGCAGGAAAATCTGGAAATGGGCGCCTACACGCGCCGCGCCGCCGGCGCGCAGAGCCTCGCCGCCGATCTGGAAAAAGTCTTCGCGCTTTTCCCGCGCCTGAAGGAACGCCGCCGTCAGGTGGCCGGCACGCTCTCCGGCGGCGAGCAGCAGATGCTCGCCATGGGACGCGCGCTGATGAGCCGTCCCAAGCTGCTCATGCTCGACGAGCCCTCCATGGGCTTGGCGCCGCTGCTTGTCGAAGCCATTTTCGACATCATCGGCAATCTGCACGCGAACGGCGCCACGATCCTGCTCGTCGAACAGAACGCACGCATGGCGCTCTCCATCGCCGACCGCGGCTACGTGCTGGAAACCGGCCGCATCGTCGCCACCGGCACCGGGCGCGAACTGCTCGACTCTCCCGCCATCAAAAAAGCCTATCTGGGCGGCTGATACTGTTTCTTAATCAGAAAGCCGAACGGCATTTTGCATTATTATGATGTAAAATGCCGTTCGGCTTTTATAA
The sequence above is drawn from the Pyramidobacter piscolens W5455 genome and encodes:
- a CDS encoding NAD(P)/FAD-dependent oxidoreductase, which produces MNYDAIIVGAGPAGIFAALELTGAGKRVLIVDKGRLIRERICPIMAGQADRCVNCPSCAVVSGWGGAGSASDGKLTITTGYGGNLEEYVGTAELERLMKAVDDRFVADGADPHLYEPSGQNVHDTIRRAAAAGIKVLPARIRHIGTDASREVLDAMYRSLRDKCDILMNTFVQDILVENGAAVGVVTSDGTEHRAADVIVAPGRDGASWLEGIVRRLKLPIASMPVDIGVRVEVPDSACEELTRDFYEVKCLYNTPTFDDRVRTFCMNPSGFVVSEFNRTHGLVTVNGHSLKNTKSRNTNFAVLVTKNFTRPFTDPIGYATHIARLANMLAGGGLLVQRLGDLRDGRRSTPDRIARGMIEPTGPAVPGDLSLVLPHRHMTDIVEFLDALNVIMPGVNQNDTLLYGVEIKLYSLRLELKNNLAVPNVKHLYMAGDGAGVSRGIIQAAASGLVAGRAVLGA
- the nudC gene encoding NAD(+) diphosphatase — protein: MLDRNTAVIFQGDAVLLCRGRLPQAAEASLLPLSDSGSFGALAPDGCLWGRVADDAPLPEGWTAMNRRAFGEQFGREDFQAMSAAWGLADWHRQSRYCGCCGAKMEPAPGEQHAMKCPNCGHMLFPVICPAMIVAVERGGKLLLAMNKRNKFNRFSVLAGFLEVGESIEDAVVREVREEVNVEVERGSIQYLYSQYWPFPRSLMLACRARWKSGELRPDGVEIGEARWFAPDEIPANVPGSITVAGWLIRDFLARHPRRGNAAESC
- a CDS encoding ABC transporter substrate-binding protein; its protein translation is MKKNVLAFVFAVSMTAGCAFGADAFKLGGTAPLTGGAAIYGNAAKNGAQIAVDEINAAGGIRFELNYEDDTHDAEKAVNAYNALKDWGMQLSLGSVTSKPCEATAAENFADRIFALTPSASAVAVTAGKDNVFQMCFVDPNQGSASAQYIAGNALAKKVAVIWKNDDVYSKGIHDTFATKAAAAGLEVVSDTTFADGNDTDFSVQLADAQKGGAELVFLPMYYQHASLILAQAAAMNFAPKWFGVDGMDGILTMEGFNKDLAEGVMLLTPFNADSTDERTAAFVAEYRKRFGEAPNQFAADAYDCVYAYRQALENAKATPGMDAEKLCELMIGQFTTMTFNGLTGSNMTWKPNGEISKDPKGMIIKNGAYVGLD
- a CDS encoding branched-chain amino acid ABC transporter permease, whose protein sequence is MTFLNFFISGISLGSIYAIIALGYSMVYGIAKMLNFAHGDVIMVGAYVCFYAVFRFHLPALAGVAFAVTVCTLLGIVVEKLAYKPLRQAPSLAVLITAIGVSYFLQNTALLLWTSNPKVFPSVVGRGAVQLFGGQLSISHVTIVTIVSCLVIMTALSWFVGRTRMGKAMRACSEDKGAALLMGINVNATISLTFAIGSGLAAVAGVLLCSAYPTLMPTTGSLPGIKAFTAAVFGGIGSIPGAFLGGLLLGVIEIFAKAYISTQLSDAVVFAVLIVVLLVKPAGLLGRQVQEKV
- a CDS encoding branched-chain amino acid ABC transporter permease, whose amino-acid sequence is MKRLINLKRPEARRVYGTYALVTLAYVILQIMISTRTLSSSMKGMLVPICAYMVMAVVLNLVVGVLGELSLGHAGFMSVGAFTGVACAILLQDLVPLAPLRLSVSMAAGAASAALAGFLIGIPVLRLKGDYLAIVTLAFGEIIKSVLNNFYMGVDKAGLHFSMLSDKTGLAPGGRLIVGGPMGIGGIRKIATFGTGFALVMIALVVVYNLINSRLGRAFQAVRDDRIAAESVGIDVTRYKMTAFVVSAALAGAAGCLFAMNYSTIVANKFDFNTSILILVFVVLGGQGNMLGSIVAAAALTILPEKLREFRDYRMLIYAVLLIAIMLGSNNAAVRNFFARLKLFGPKAEEETFHGH
- a CDS encoding ABC transporter ATP-binding protein, which encodes MATKLVPVPSRALVPERDAGRAPILECVNLGLTIGGLKIVENFNLTIGRTEIAGLIGPNGAGKTTVFNLLTKVYHPTTGTVLLDGQDTAGMTPAQANRLGIARTFQNIRLFKNLSVADNVKVAMTNDIHYGLFGAILRLPHYRRQELAAHRRALKLLSIFDMQGLADVKAGSLPYGAQRRLEIVRALATYPSLLLLDEPAAGMNPSETRELIDSIRRVHEMFPIAIMLIEHDMNLVMNLCEGICVLNFGRVIAKGAPADIQSDPAVIEAYLGRQKED
- a CDS encoding ABC transporter ATP-binding protein, whose amino-acid sequence is MADPILKVDDVHVFYGSIHAIKGISFEVFQGEIVTLIGANGAGKSTTLNTISGLLPRTGTVSFFGKRLARFAPYKIVAQGLAQVPEGRRIFLQMSVQENLEMGAYTRRAAGAQSLAADLEKVFALFPRLKERRRQVAGTLSGGEQQMLAMGRALMSRPKLLMLDEPSMGLAPLLVEAIFDIIGNLHANGATILLVEQNARMALSIADRGYVLETGRIVATGTGRELLDSPAIKKAYLGG